The Equus caballus isolate H_3958 breed thoroughbred chromosome 22, TB-T2T, whole genome shotgun sequence genome window below encodes:
- the UCKL1 gene encoding uridine-cytidine kinase-like 1 isoform X13, translated as MNTFCSAESLDRLLPPVGAGRSPRKRTTSQCKSEPPLLRTSKRTIYTAGRPPWYNEHGTQSKEAFAIGLGGGSASGKTTVARMIIEALDVPWVVLLSMDSFYKVLTKQQQEQAAHNNFNFDHPDAFDFDLIVSTLKKLKQGKSVKVPIYDFTTHSRKKDWKTLYGANVIIFEGIMAFADKTLLELLDMKIFVDTDSDIRLVRRLRRDISERGRDIEGVIKQYNKFVKPAFDQYIQPTMRVADIVVPRGSGNTVAIDLIVQHVHSQLEERKLRWDMAALASAHQCHPLPRTLSVLKSTPQVRGMHTIIRDKETSRDEFIFYSKRLMRLLIEHALSFLPFQDCVVQTPQGQDYAGKCYAGKQITGVSILRAGETMEPALRAVCKDVRIGTILIQTNQLTGEPELHYLRLPKDISDDHVILMDCTVSTGAAAMMAVRVLLDHDVPEDKIFLLSLLMAEMGVHSVAYAFPRVRIITTAVDKRVNDLFRIIPGIGNFGDRYFGTDAVPDGSDEEEVASTS; from the exons ATGAACACCTTCTG CAGTGCTGAGTCCCTGGACAGGCTCCTGCCTCCCGTGGGCGCCGGGCGCTCGCCCCGGAAGCGTACCACCAGCCAGTGCAAGTCTGAGCCGCCTCTCCTGCGCACCAGCAAGCGGACCATCTACACAGCGGGGCGGCCGCCCTGGTACAATGAACATGGCACACAGTCCAAGGAGGCCTTCGCCATTG GCCTGGGAGGGGGCAGTGCCTCCGGGAAGACCACCGTGGCCAGAATGATCATTGAGGCCCTGGACGTGCCCTGGGTGGTTTTGCTGTCCATGGACTCCTTCTACAAG GTGCTCAccaagcagcagcaggagcaggccGCCCACAACAACTTCAACTTCGACCACCCGGACGCCTTCGACTTTGACCTCATCGTCTCCACGCTCAAGAAGCTGAAGCAGGGCAAGAGCGTCAAGGTGCCCATCTACGACTTCACCACCCACAGTCGGAAGAAGGACTGG AAGACGCTCTATGGCGCGAACGTCATCATCTTCGAGGGTATCATGGCCTTTGCTGACAAGACGCTGCTGGAG CTCCTGGACATGAAGATCTTTGTGGACACAGACTCTGACATCCGCCTCGTGCGGCGGCTGCGCCGGGACATCAGTGAGCGAGGCCGAGACATCGAGGGTGTTATCAAGCAGTACAACAAGTTTGTCAAGCCCGCCTTTGACCAGTACATCCAGCCCACCATGCGCGTGGCTGACATCGTTGTGCCCCGGG GGAGCGGGAACACAGTGGCGATCGACCTGATCGTGCAGCATGTGCACAGCCAGCTGGAGGAG AGGAAGCTGCGCTGGGATAT GGCCGCGCTGGCCTCAGCACACCAGTGTCACCCCCTGCCCCGGACGCTGAGTGTCCTCAAGAGCACGCCGCAGGTGCGGGGCATGCACACCATCATCAG GGACAAGGAGACCAGCCGAGATGAATTCATCTTTTACTCCAAGAGGCTGATGCGGCTGCTCATTGAGCACGcgctctccttcctgcccttccaG GACTGTGTGGTGCAGACCCCACAAGGGCAGGACTACGCGGGCAAGTGCTATGCTGGGAAGCAG ATTACAGGCGTGTCCATTCTGCGGGCTGGCGAGACCATGGAGCCAGCGCTGCGGGCCGTGTGCAAAGATGTGCGCATTGGCACCATCCTGATCCAGACCAACCAGCTCACCGGGGAGCCTGAA CTGCACTACCTGCGTCTGCCCAAAGACATCAGTGACGACCATGTGATCCTGATGGACTGCACTGTGTCCACAGGCGCTGCTGCTATGATGGCCGTGCGCGTGCTCCTG GACCATGACGTGCCTGAAGACAAGATCTTCCTGCTGTCGCTGCTCATGGCGGAGATGGGTGTTCACTCAGTGGCCTATGCCTTCCCGCGAGTGAGAATCATCACCACGGCAGTGGACAAGCGTGTCAACGACCTGTTCCGCATCATCCCCGGCATTG GGAACTTCGGTGACCGTTACTTTGGGACCGATGCTGTCCCTGATGGCAGTGACGAGGAGGAAGTGGCTTCCACGAGTTAG
- the UCKL1 gene encoding uridine-cytidine kinase-like 1 isoform X2: MAAPPASAAPRSPPPPPPLAAGDGPDRPAEKSGTACEDRSAESLDRLLPPVGAGRSPRKRTTSQCKSEPPLLRTSKRTIYTAGRPPWYNEHGTQSKEAFAIGLGGGSASGKTTVARMIIEALDVPWVVLLSMDSFYKVLTKQQQEQAAHNNFNFDHPDAFDFDLIVSTLKKLKQGKSVKVPIYDFTTHSRKKDWKTLYGANVIIFEGIMAFADKTLLELLDMKIFVDTDSDIRLVRRLRRDISERGRDIEGVIKQYNKFVKPAFDQYIQPTMRVADIVVPRGSGNTVAIDLIVQHVHSQLEERELSVRGSCAGICEHRVRSGCGAAVLCAPLSSPPLLPAPSLLLSLPRPLPHPPSPSCRPRPFYFPSPGPSHVPPQAPPPPPIPLLPPRPFYFPSPGPSHGPPQDPSAPFPPPCSFPPRHGAAGAAALSQPCHPLLRGPHITWGAALASAHQCHPLPRTLSVLKSTPQVRGMHTIIRDKETSRDEFIFYSKRLMRLLIEHALSFLPFQDCVVQTPQGQDYAGKCYAGKQITGVSILRAGETMEPALRAVCKDVRIGTILIQTNQLTGEPELHYLRLPKDISDDHVILMDCTVSTGAAAMMAVRVLLDHDVPEDKIFLLSLLMAEMGVHSVAYAFPRVRIITTAVDKRVNDLFRIIPGIGNFGDRYFGTDAVPDGSDEEEVASTS; the protein is encoded by the exons ATGGCGGCGCCCCCGGCCTCCGCCGCTCCccgctcgccgccgccgccgccgcccctcgCGGCCGGAGACGGGCCGGACCGGCCGGCGGAGAAGAGCGGCACCGCGTGCGAGGACCG CAGTGCTGAGTCCCTGGACAGGCTCCTGCCTCCCGTGGGCGCCGGGCGCTCGCCCCGGAAGCGTACCACCAGCCAGTGCAAGTCTGAGCCGCCTCTCCTGCGCACCAGCAAGCGGACCATCTACACAGCGGGGCGGCCGCCCTGGTACAATGAACATGGCACACAGTCCAAGGAGGCCTTCGCCATTG GCCTGGGAGGGGGCAGTGCCTCCGGGAAGACCACCGTGGCCAGAATGATCATTGAGGCCCTGGACGTGCCCTGGGTGGTTTTGCTGTCCATGGACTCCTTCTACAAG GTGCTCAccaagcagcagcaggagcaggccGCCCACAACAACTTCAACTTCGACCACCCGGACGCCTTCGACTTTGACCTCATCGTCTCCACGCTCAAGAAGCTGAAGCAGGGCAAGAGCGTCAAGGTGCCCATCTACGACTTCACCACCCACAGTCGGAAGAAGGACTGG AAGACGCTCTATGGCGCGAACGTCATCATCTTCGAGGGTATCATGGCCTTTGCTGACAAGACGCTGCTGGAG CTCCTGGACATGAAGATCTTTGTGGACACAGACTCTGACATCCGCCTCGTGCGGCGGCTGCGCCGGGACATCAGTGAGCGAGGCCGAGACATCGAGGGTGTTATCAAGCAGTACAACAAGTTTGTCAAGCCCGCCTTTGACCAGTACATCCAGCCCACCATGCGCGTGGCTGACATCGTTGTGCCCCGGG GGAGCGGGAACACAGTGGCGATCGACCTGATCGTGCAGCATGTGCACAGCCAGCTGGAGGAG CGTGAGCTCAGTGTCAG AGGAAGCTGCGCTGGGATATGTGAGCACAGAGTGCGCTCTGGTTGTGGTGCCGCTGTGCTGTgcgctcccctctcctccccgcccctcctGCCGGCCCCGTCCCTTCTACTttccctccccaggcccctcccccaccccccatccccctcctGCCGGCCCCGTCCCTTCTACTTTCCCTCCCCGGGCCCCTCCCATGTCCCTCCCCAggcgcctcccccaccccccatccccctcctGCCGCCCCGTCCCTTCTACTttccctccccaggcccctcccacGGCCCTCCCCAAGACCCCTCAGCTCCTTTCCCTCCACCCTGCTCTTTCCCCCCCAGGCATGGGGCAGCAGGGGCCGCCGCACTGAGCCAGCCTTGCCACCCTCTCCTGAGGGGGCCACACATCACATGGGG GGCCGCGCTGGCCTCAGCACACCAGTGTCACCCCCTGCCCCGGACGCTGAGTGTCCTCAAGAGCACGCCGCAGGTGCGGGGCATGCACACCATCATCAG GGACAAGGAGACCAGCCGAGATGAATTCATCTTTTACTCCAAGAGGCTGATGCGGCTGCTCATTGAGCACGcgctctccttcctgcccttccaG GACTGTGTGGTGCAGACCCCACAAGGGCAGGACTACGCGGGCAAGTGCTATGCTGGGAAGCAG ATTACAGGCGTGTCCATTCTGCGGGCTGGCGAGACCATGGAGCCAGCGCTGCGGGCCGTGTGCAAAGATGTGCGCATTGGCACCATCCTGATCCAGACCAACCAGCTCACCGGGGAGCCTGAA CTGCACTACCTGCGTCTGCCCAAAGACATCAGTGACGACCATGTGATCCTGATGGACTGCACTGTGTCCACAGGCGCTGCTGCTATGATGGCCGTGCGCGTGCTCCTG GACCATGACGTGCCTGAAGACAAGATCTTCCTGCTGTCGCTGCTCATGGCGGAGATGGGTGTTCACTCAGTGGCCTATGCCTTCCCGCGAGTGAGAATCATCACCACGGCAGTGGACAAGCGTGTCAACGACCTGTTCCGCATCATCCCCGGCATTG GGAACTTCGGTGACCGTTACTTTGGGACCGATGCTGTCCCTGATGGCAGTGACGAGGAGGAAGTGGCTTCCACGAGTTAG
- the UCKL1 gene encoding uridine-cytidine kinase-like 1 isoform X8 yields MAAPPASAAPRSPPPPPPLAAGDGPDRPAEKSGTACEDRSAESLDRLLPPVGAGRSPRKRTTSQCKSEPPLLRTSKRTIYTAGRPPWYNEHGTQSKEAFAIGLGGGSASGKTTVARMIIEALDVPWVVLLSMDSFYKVLTKQQQEQAAHNNFNFDHPDAFDFDLIVSTLKKLKQGKSVKVPIYDFTTHSRKKDWKTLYGANVIIFEGIMAFADKTLLELLDMKIFVDTDSDIRLVRRLRRDISERGRDIEGVIKQYNKFVKPAFDQYIQPTMRVADIVVPRGSGNTVAIDLIVQHVHSQLEERKLRWDMAALASAHQCHPLPRTLSVLKSTPQVRGMHTIIRDKETSRDEFIFYSKRLMRLLIEHALSFLPFQDCVVQTPQGQDYAGKCYAGKQITGVSILRAGETMEPALRAVCKDVRIGTILIQTNQLTGEPELHYLRLPKDISDDHVILMDCTVSTGAAAMMAVRVLLDHDVPEDKIFLLSLLMAEMGVHSVAYAFPRVRIITTAVDKRVNDLFRIIPGIGNFGDRYFGTDAVPDGSDEEEVASTS; encoded by the exons ATGGCGGCGCCCCCGGCCTCCGCCGCTCCccgctcgccgccgccgccgccgcccctcgCGGCCGGAGACGGGCCGGACCGGCCGGCGGAGAAGAGCGGCACCGCGTGCGAGGACCG CAGTGCTGAGTCCCTGGACAGGCTCCTGCCTCCCGTGGGCGCCGGGCGCTCGCCCCGGAAGCGTACCACCAGCCAGTGCAAGTCTGAGCCGCCTCTCCTGCGCACCAGCAAGCGGACCATCTACACAGCGGGGCGGCCGCCCTGGTACAATGAACATGGCACACAGTCCAAGGAGGCCTTCGCCATTG GCCTGGGAGGGGGCAGTGCCTCCGGGAAGACCACCGTGGCCAGAATGATCATTGAGGCCCTGGACGTGCCCTGGGTGGTTTTGCTGTCCATGGACTCCTTCTACAAG GTGCTCAccaagcagcagcaggagcaggccGCCCACAACAACTTCAACTTCGACCACCCGGACGCCTTCGACTTTGACCTCATCGTCTCCACGCTCAAGAAGCTGAAGCAGGGCAAGAGCGTCAAGGTGCCCATCTACGACTTCACCACCCACAGTCGGAAGAAGGACTGG AAGACGCTCTATGGCGCGAACGTCATCATCTTCGAGGGTATCATGGCCTTTGCTGACAAGACGCTGCTGGAG CTCCTGGACATGAAGATCTTTGTGGACACAGACTCTGACATCCGCCTCGTGCGGCGGCTGCGCCGGGACATCAGTGAGCGAGGCCGAGACATCGAGGGTGTTATCAAGCAGTACAACAAGTTTGTCAAGCCCGCCTTTGACCAGTACATCCAGCCCACCATGCGCGTGGCTGACATCGTTGTGCCCCGGG GGAGCGGGAACACAGTGGCGATCGACCTGATCGTGCAGCATGTGCACAGCCAGCTGGAGGAG AGGAAGCTGCGCTGGGATAT GGCCGCGCTGGCCTCAGCACACCAGTGTCACCCCCTGCCCCGGACGCTGAGTGTCCTCAAGAGCACGCCGCAGGTGCGGGGCATGCACACCATCATCAG GGACAAGGAGACCAGCCGAGATGAATTCATCTTTTACTCCAAGAGGCTGATGCGGCTGCTCATTGAGCACGcgctctccttcctgcccttccaG GACTGTGTGGTGCAGACCCCACAAGGGCAGGACTACGCGGGCAAGTGCTATGCTGGGAAGCAG ATTACAGGCGTGTCCATTCTGCGGGCTGGCGAGACCATGGAGCCAGCGCTGCGGGCCGTGTGCAAAGATGTGCGCATTGGCACCATCCTGATCCAGACCAACCAGCTCACCGGGGAGCCTGAA CTGCACTACCTGCGTCTGCCCAAAGACATCAGTGACGACCATGTGATCCTGATGGACTGCACTGTGTCCACAGGCGCTGCTGCTATGATGGCCGTGCGCGTGCTCCTG GACCATGACGTGCCTGAAGACAAGATCTTCCTGCTGTCGCTGCTCATGGCGGAGATGGGTGTTCACTCAGTGGCCTATGCCTTCCCGCGAGTGAGAATCATCACCACGGCAGTGGACAAGCGTGTCAACGACCTGTTCCGCATCATCCCCGGCATTG GGAACTTCGGTGACCGTTACTTTGGGACCGATGCTGTCCCTGATGGCAGTGACGAGGAGGAAGTGGCTTCCACGAGTTAG
- the UCKL1 gene encoding uridine-cytidine kinase-like 1 isoform X7 produces the protein MAAPPASAAPRSPPPPPPLAAGDGPDRPAEKSGTACEDRSAESLDRLLPPVGAGRSPRKRTTSQCKSEPPLLRTSKRTIYTAGRPPWYNEHGTQSKEAFAIGLGGGSASGKTTVARMIIEALDVPWVVLLSMDSFYKLLLPQVLTKQQQEQAAHNNFNFDHPDAFDFDLIVSTLKKLKQGKSVKVPIYDFTTHSRKKDWKTLYGANVIIFEGIMAFADKTLLELLDMKIFVDTDSDIRLVRRLRRDISERGRDIEGVIKQYNKFVKPAFDQYIQPTMRVADIVVPRGSGNTVAIDLIVQHVHSQLEERELSVRAALASAHQCHPLPRTLSVLKSTPQVRGMHTIIRDKETSRDEFIFYSKRLMRLLIEHALSFLPFQDCVVQTPQGQDYAGKCYAGKQITGVSILRAGETMEPALRAVCKDVRIGTILIQTNQLTGEPELHYLRLPKDISDDHVILMDCTVSTGAAAMMAVRVLLDHDVPEDKIFLLSLLMAEMGVHSVAYAFPRVRIITTAVDKRVNDLFRIIPGIGNFGDRYFGTDAVPDGSDEEEVASTS, from the exons ATGGCGGCGCCCCCGGCCTCCGCCGCTCCccgctcgccgccgccgccgccgcccctcgCGGCCGGAGACGGGCCGGACCGGCCGGCGGAGAAGAGCGGCACCGCGTGCGAGGACCG CAGTGCTGAGTCCCTGGACAGGCTCCTGCCTCCCGTGGGCGCCGGGCGCTCGCCCCGGAAGCGTACCACCAGCCAGTGCAAGTCTGAGCCGCCTCTCCTGCGCACCAGCAAGCGGACCATCTACACAGCGGGGCGGCCGCCCTGGTACAATGAACATGGCACACAGTCCAAGGAGGCCTTCGCCATTG GCCTGGGAGGGGGCAGTGCCTCCGGGAAGACCACCGTGGCCAGAATGATCATTGAGGCCCTGGACGTGCCCTGGGTGGTTTTGCTGTCCATGGACTCCTTCTACAAG CTCCTCCTGCCACAGGTGCTCAccaagcagcagcaggagcaggccGCCCACAACAACTTCAACTTCGACCACCCGGACGCCTTCGACTTTGACCTCATCGTCTCCACGCTCAAGAAGCTGAAGCAGGGCAAGAGCGTCAAGGTGCCCATCTACGACTTCACCACCCACAGTCGGAAGAAGGACTGG AAGACGCTCTATGGCGCGAACGTCATCATCTTCGAGGGTATCATGGCCTTTGCTGACAAGACGCTGCTGGAG CTCCTGGACATGAAGATCTTTGTGGACACAGACTCTGACATCCGCCTCGTGCGGCGGCTGCGCCGGGACATCAGTGAGCGAGGCCGAGACATCGAGGGTGTTATCAAGCAGTACAACAAGTTTGTCAAGCCCGCCTTTGACCAGTACATCCAGCCCACCATGCGCGTGGCTGACATCGTTGTGCCCCGGG GGAGCGGGAACACAGTGGCGATCGACCTGATCGTGCAGCATGTGCACAGCCAGCTGGAGGAG CGTGAGCTCAGTGTCAG GGCCGCGCTGGCCTCAGCACACCAGTGTCACCCCCTGCCCCGGACGCTGAGTGTCCTCAAGAGCACGCCGCAGGTGCGGGGCATGCACACCATCATCAG GGACAAGGAGACCAGCCGAGATGAATTCATCTTTTACTCCAAGAGGCTGATGCGGCTGCTCATTGAGCACGcgctctccttcctgcccttccaG GACTGTGTGGTGCAGACCCCACAAGGGCAGGACTACGCGGGCAAGTGCTATGCTGGGAAGCAG ATTACAGGCGTGTCCATTCTGCGGGCTGGCGAGACCATGGAGCCAGCGCTGCGGGCCGTGTGCAAAGATGTGCGCATTGGCACCATCCTGATCCAGACCAACCAGCTCACCGGGGAGCCTGAA CTGCACTACCTGCGTCTGCCCAAAGACATCAGTGACGACCATGTGATCCTGATGGACTGCACTGTGTCCACAGGCGCTGCTGCTATGATGGCCGTGCGCGTGCTCCTG GACCATGACGTGCCTGAAGACAAGATCTTCCTGCTGTCGCTGCTCATGGCGGAGATGGGTGTTCACTCAGTGGCCTATGCCTTCCCGCGAGTGAGAATCATCACCACGGCAGTGGACAAGCGTGTCAACGACCTGTTCCGCATCATCCCCGGCATTG GGAACTTCGGTGACCGTTACTTTGGGACCGATGCTGTCCCTGATGGCAGTGACGAGGAGGAAGTGGCTTCCACGAGTTAG
- the UCKL1 gene encoding uridine-cytidine kinase-like 1 isoform X9: protein MAAPPASAAPRSPPPPPPLAAGDGPDRPAEKSGTACEDRSAESLDRLLPPVGAGRSPRKRTTSQCKSEPPLLRTSKRTIYTAGRPPWYNEHGTQSKEAFAIGLGGGSASGKTTVARMIIEALDVPWVVLLSMDSFYKVLTKQQQEQAAHNNFNFDHPDAFDFDLIVSTLKKLKQGKSVKVPIYDFTTHSRKKDWKTLYGANVIIFEGIMAFADKTLLELLDMKIFVDTDSDIRLVRRLRRDISERGRDIEGVIKQYNKFVKPAFDQYIQPTMRVADIVVPRGSGNTVAIDLIVQHVHSQLEERELSVRAALASAHQCHPLPRTLSVLKSTPQVRGMHTIIRDKETSRDEFIFYSKRLMRLLIEHALSFLPFQDCVVQTPQGQDYAGKCYAGKQITGVSILRAGETMEPALRAVCKDVRIGTILIQTNQLTGEPELHYLRLPKDISDDHVILMDCTVSTGAAAMMAVRVLLDHDVPEDKIFLLSLLMAEMGVHSVAYAFPRVRIITTAVDKRVNDLFRIIPGIGNFGDRYFGTDAVPDGSDEEEVASTS, encoded by the exons ATGGCGGCGCCCCCGGCCTCCGCCGCTCCccgctcgccgccgccgccgccgcccctcgCGGCCGGAGACGGGCCGGACCGGCCGGCGGAGAAGAGCGGCACCGCGTGCGAGGACCG CAGTGCTGAGTCCCTGGACAGGCTCCTGCCTCCCGTGGGCGCCGGGCGCTCGCCCCGGAAGCGTACCACCAGCCAGTGCAAGTCTGAGCCGCCTCTCCTGCGCACCAGCAAGCGGACCATCTACACAGCGGGGCGGCCGCCCTGGTACAATGAACATGGCACACAGTCCAAGGAGGCCTTCGCCATTG GCCTGGGAGGGGGCAGTGCCTCCGGGAAGACCACCGTGGCCAGAATGATCATTGAGGCCCTGGACGTGCCCTGGGTGGTTTTGCTGTCCATGGACTCCTTCTACAAG GTGCTCAccaagcagcagcaggagcaggccGCCCACAACAACTTCAACTTCGACCACCCGGACGCCTTCGACTTTGACCTCATCGTCTCCACGCTCAAGAAGCTGAAGCAGGGCAAGAGCGTCAAGGTGCCCATCTACGACTTCACCACCCACAGTCGGAAGAAGGACTGG AAGACGCTCTATGGCGCGAACGTCATCATCTTCGAGGGTATCATGGCCTTTGCTGACAAGACGCTGCTGGAG CTCCTGGACATGAAGATCTTTGTGGACACAGACTCTGACATCCGCCTCGTGCGGCGGCTGCGCCGGGACATCAGTGAGCGAGGCCGAGACATCGAGGGTGTTATCAAGCAGTACAACAAGTTTGTCAAGCCCGCCTTTGACCAGTACATCCAGCCCACCATGCGCGTGGCTGACATCGTTGTGCCCCGGG GGAGCGGGAACACAGTGGCGATCGACCTGATCGTGCAGCATGTGCACAGCCAGCTGGAGGAG CGTGAGCTCAGTGTCAG GGCCGCGCTGGCCTCAGCACACCAGTGTCACCCCCTGCCCCGGACGCTGAGTGTCCTCAAGAGCACGCCGCAGGTGCGGGGCATGCACACCATCATCAG GGACAAGGAGACCAGCCGAGATGAATTCATCTTTTACTCCAAGAGGCTGATGCGGCTGCTCATTGAGCACGcgctctccttcctgcccttccaG GACTGTGTGGTGCAGACCCCACAAGGGCAGGACTACGCGGGCAAGTGCTATGCTGGGAAGCAG ATTACAGGCGTGTCCATTCTGCGGGCTGGCGAGACCATGGAGCCAGCGCTGCGGGCCGTGTGCAAAGATGTGCGCATTGGCACCATCCTGATCCAGACCAACCAGCTCACCGGGGAGCCTGAA CTGCACTACCTGCGTCTGCCCAAAGACATCAGTGACGACCATGTGATCCTGATGGACTGCACTGTGTCCACAGGCGCTGCTGCTATGATGGCCGTGCGCGTGCTCCTG GACCATGACGTGCCTGAAGACAAGATCTTCCTGCTGTCGCTGCTCATGGCGGAGATGGGTGTTCACTCAGTGGCCTATGCCTTCCCGCGAGTGAGAATCATCACCACGGCAGTGGACAAGCGTGTCAACGACCTGTTCCGCATCATCCCCGGCATTG GGAACTTCGGTGACCGTTACTTTGGGACCGATGCTGTCCCTGATGGCAGTGACGAGGAGGAAGTGGCTTCCACGAGTTAG
- the UCKL1 gene encoding uridine-cytidine kinase-like 1 isoform X1: MAAPPASAAPRSPPPPPPLAAGDGPDRPAEKSGTACEDRSAESLDRLLPPVGAGRSPRKRTTSQCKSEPPLLRTSKRTIYTAGRPPWYNEHGTQSKEAFAIGLGGGSASGKTTVARMIIEALDVPWVVLLSMDSFYKLLLPQVLTKQQQEQAAHNNFNFDHPDAFDFDLIVSTLKKLKQGKSVKVPIYDFTTHSRKKDWKTLYGANVIIFEGIMAFADKTLLELLDMKIFVDTDSDIRLVRRLRRDISERGRDIEGVIKQYNKFVKPAFDQYIQPTMRVADIVVPRGSGNTVAIDLIVQHVHSQLEERELSVRGSCAGICEHRVRSGCGAAVLCAPLSSPPLLPAPSLLLSLPRPLPHPPSPSCRPRPFYFPSPGPSHVPPQAPPPPPIPLLPPRPFYFPSPGPSHGPPQDPSAPFPPPCSFPPRHGAAGAAALSQPCHPLLRGPHITWGAALASAHQCHPLPRTLSVLKSTPQVRGMHTIIRDKETSRDEFIFYSKRLMRLLIEHALSFLPFQDCVVQTPQGQDYAGKCYAGKQITGVSILRAGETMEPALRAVCKDVRIGTILIQTNQLTGEPELHYLRLPKDISDDHVILMDCTVSTGAAAMMAVRVLLDHDVPEDKIFLLSLLMAEMGVHSVAYAFPRVRIITTAVDKRVNDLFRIIPGIGNFGDRYFGTDAVPDGSDEEEVASTS, translated from the exons ATGGCGGCGCCCCCGGCCTCCGCCGCTCCccgctcgccgccgccgccgccgcccctcgCGGCCGGAGACGGGCCGGACCGGCCGGCGGAGAAGAGCGGCACCGCGTGCGAGGACCG CAGTGCTGAGTCCCTGGACAGGCTCCTGCCTCCCGTGGGCGCCGGGCGCTCGCCCCGGAAGCGTACCACCAGCCAGTGCAAGTCTGAGCCGCCTCTCCTGCGCACCAGCAAGCGGACCATCTACACAGCGGGGCGGCCGCCCTGGTACAATGAACATGGCACACAGTCCAAGGAGGCCTTCGCCATTG GCCTGGGAGGGGGCAGTGCCTCCGGGAAGACCACCGTGGCCAGAATGATCATTGAGGCCCTGGACGTGCCCTGGGTGGTTTTGCTGTCCATGGACTCCTTCTACAAG CTCCTCCTGCCACAGGTGCTCAccaagcagcagcaggagcaggccGCCCACAACAACTTCAACTTCGACCACCCGGACGCCTTCGACTTTGACCTCATCGTCTCCACGCTCAAGAAGCTGAAGCAGGGCAAGAGCGTCAAGGTGCCCATCTACGACTTCACCACCCACAGTCGGAAGAAGGACTGG AAGACGCTCTATGGCGCGAACGTCATCATCTTCGAGGGTATCATGGCCTTTGCTGACAAGACGCTGCTGGAG CTCCTGGACATGAAGATCTTTGTGGACACAGACTCTGACATCCGCCTCGTGCGGCGGCTGCGCCGGGACATCAGTGAGCGAGGCCGAGACATCGAGGGTGTTATCAAGCAGTACAACAAGTTTGTCAAGCCCGCCTTTGACCAGTACATCCAGCCCACCATGCGCGTGGCTGACATCGTTGTGCCCCGGG GGAGCGGGAACACAGTGGCGATCGACCTGATCGTGCAGCATGTGCACAGCCAGCTGGAGGAG CGTGAGCTCAGTGTCAG AGGAAGCTGCGCTGGGATATGTGAGCACAGAGTGCGCTCTGGTTGTGGTGCCGCTGTGCTGTgcgctcccctctcctccccgcccctcctGCCGGCCCCGTCCCTTCTACTttccctccccaggcccctcccccaccccccatccccctcctGCCGGCCCCGTCCCTTCTACTTTCCCTCCCCGGGCCCCTCCCATGTCCCTCCCCAggcgcctcccccaccccccatccccctcctGCCGCCCCGTCCCTTCTACTttccctccccaggcccctcccacGGCCCTCCCCAAGACCCCTCAGCTCCTTTCCCTCCACCCTGCTCTTTCCCCCCCAGGCATGGGGCAGCAGGGGCCGCCGCACTGAGCCAGCCTTGCCACCCTCTCCTGAGGGGGCCACACATCACATGGGG GGCCGCGCTGGCCTCAGCACACCAGTGTCACCCCCTGCCCCGGACGCTGAGTGTCCTCAAGAGCACGCCGCAGGTGCGGGGCATGCACACCATCATCAG GGACAAGGAGACCAGCCGAGATGAATTCATCTTTTACTCCAAGAGGCTGATGCGGCTGCTCATTGAGCACGcgctctccttcctgcccttccaG GACTGTGTGGTGCAGACCCCACAAGGGCAGGACTACGCGGGCAAGTGCTATGCTGGGAAGCAG ATTACAGGCGTGTCCATTCTGCGGGCTGGCGAGACCATGGAGCCAGCGCTGCGGGCCGTGTGCAAAGATGTGCGCATTGGCACCATCCTGATCCAGACCAACCAGCTCACCGGGGAGCCTGAA CTGCACTACCTGCGTCTGCCCAAAGACATCAGTGACGACCATGTGATCCTGATGGACTGCACTGTGTCCACAGGCGCTGCTGCTATGATGGCCGTGCGCGTGCTCCTG GACCATGACGTGCCTGAAGACAAGATCTTCCTGCTGTCGCTGCTCATGGCGGAGATGGGTGTTCACTCAGTGGCCTATGCCTTCCCGCGAGTGAGAATCATCACCACGGCAGTGGACAAGCGTGTCAACGACCTGTTCCGCATCATCCCCGGCATTG GGAACTTCGGTGACCGTTACTTTGGGACCGATGCTGTCCCTGATGGCAGTGACGAGGAGGAAGTGGCTTCCACGAGTTAG